In Nitrospiria bacterium, a single genomic region encodes these proteins:
- a CDS encoding transposase → PSASFSVPAALHPELFEHPESSGLIFRRSEPRPRRGLINQTPTTRRRSSIRFPEAPVMITRSPSPQRTSYNREIHHRESVRLKAYDYSSAGAYFITVCTWNKECSFGKIVDGTVRLSPMGEIAQNSWLKIPDYFENVQLDEFVLMPNHLHGIIILTQNHIAQSDHRRGLINQTPTRTGHKWILMQNPKPTLGKILRHYKAKTSKLIHDRGHAEFRWQRNYYERVIRDNPEMRRVREYITGNPARWLEDEENPVHHV, encoded by the coding sequence GTCCATCTGCGTCGTTCTCGGTCCCTGCGGCCTTGCATCCGGAGCTTTTTGAACACCCTGAATCGTCTGGCCTGATCTTCCGCCGGTCTGAGCCGCGGCCTCGTAGGGGTTTGATTAATCAAACCCCTACAACGAGACGCCGATCCTCGATCCGGTTTCCGGAGGCACCCGTTATGATCACGCGCTCTCCTTCCCCTCAACGAACATCATACAATCGCGAAATCCACCACCGCGAATCGGTCCGCCTGAAGGCGTATGATTATTCTTCTGCAGGCGCGTATTTCATCACGGTCTGCACATGGAACAAGGAATGTTCGTTTGGGAAAATTGTGGATGGTACTGTTCGGTTATCACCGATGGGTGAAATCGCGCAAAATTCATGGTTGAAAATTCCGGATTATTTTGAGAATGTCCAATTGGACGAATTTGTCCTCATGCCTAACCATCTTCATGGAATCATCATTCTGACGCAAAACCATATCGCGCAATCGGATCATCGTAGGGGTTTGATTAATCAAACCCCTACAAGAACCGGCCATAAATGGATATTAATGCAAAACCCCAAACCGACGTTGGGGAAAATTTTGCGGCACTATAAGGCAAAGACGTCCAAATTAATTCACGACCGCGGCCATGCCGAATTTCGATGGCAGCGCAATTATTACGAACGTGTCATACGGGACAATCCCGAAATGCGCCGCGTACGGGAATATATCACCGGCAATCCGGCAAGATGGTTGGAGGATGAAGAGAATCCAGTTCATCACGTTTGA
- a CDS encoding DUF433 domain-containing protein, translating to MDYQRLITIEPGKRGGKPCIRGLRITVYDVLEYLASGMTEDEILKDFPDLTREDIKACLAFAADRERRLISISGK from the coding sequence ATGGACTACCAACGTCTTATCACGATCGAACCCGGTAAGCGCGGCGGCAAGCCGTGTATTCGCGGATTGCGCATCACGGTATACGACGTGCTCGAATACCTCGCCTCCGGCATGACGGAAGACGAGATTCTTAAGGACTTTCCGGATCTCACACGCGAGGATATAAAAGCCTGCCTCGCGTTTGCCGCGGATCGAGAGCGAAGGCTCATCTCGATCTCAGGAAAGTGA
- a CDS encoding DUF5615 family PIN-like protein has protein sequence MKLPFDQNLSPRLVKALNDLYPDSVHARDVGLTDALDETVWDYAARNGLIIVSKDSDFHQRSFLFGHPPKVVWIRRGNCTTNQIESILRAHHADLLRFEQDTEGAFLTLD, from the coding sequence GTGAAACTCCCCTTCGATCAGAACTTATCTCCACGACTGGTCAAAGCTCTCAACGATCTCTACCCCGACTCGGTCCACGCGCGAGACGTCGGACTAACCGATGCCTTGGACGAAACGGTCTGGGATTACGCCGCCCGAAACGGATTGATCATCGTTTCCAAAGACTCGGATTTTCACCAGCGAAGTTTCCTGTTCGGACATCCACCCAAAGTCGTCTGGATTCGACGCGGCAACTGCACAACAAACCAGATCGAGTCGATTTTGCGCGCTCATCACGCTGATCTGCTGAGGTTTGAGCAGGACACGGAAGGCGCGTTTCTGACATTAGACTAA
- a CDS encoding VOC family protein, whose amino-acid sequence MKVIEIAFTVYPVTDLKRARQFYEGTLGLKATHVFGDEKTGMVEYDIGPGTLAIGAGAPNFKSSAGGGCAALEVDDFGAMVSRLRESGCTFVSEPTETPICHIAVVSDPAGNTVMIHKRKAR is encoded by the coding sequence GTGAAAGTCATCGAGATTGCATTTACCGTTTACCCGGTCACGGACCTGAAGCGGGCGCGGCAATTCTATGAGGGCACGCTGGGCCTCAAGGCCACGCATGTCTTCGGAGACGAAAAGACGGGCATGGTGGAGTATGATATCGGACCCGGCACGCTCGCCATCGGCGCCGGGGCTCCTAATTTCAAGTCGTCGGCGGGCGGCGGATGCGCGGCCCTTGAAGTGGATGATTTCGGCGCGATGGTGAGTCGTCTCCGCGAGAGCGGCTGCACCTTTGTGAGCGAGCCGACCGAGACGCCCATCTGTCATATCGCGGTCGTTTCCGATCCTGCCGGAAATACGGTAATGATTCATAAACGGAAGGCTCGATGA